In Diaphorobacter ruginosibacter, the genomic stretch GGTGATCAACAACTGACTGCGGACTGGTACTACACCACCTCGACCAACCCCAACGACCGGACACTCTCGATGGGCGGCGCGCAGCCCGACACCGGCCGCAACGTCAACGGCCTGAAGAACGCCGTCAGCCTGCTGGTGGAAACACGCGGCGTCGGCATCGGCCGCACCGACATCCAGCGCCGCGTGCACACCCAGGTCACGGCCATCACCAGCGCACTGCAGACTACCGCCGAACGTGCATCCGACCTTCAGCAGGTGCGCTCCTTCGTCAACCGTGATATCTCTTCGCAGGCGTGCCGCGGCAATGTCGCCATCGAGGCGGTGCAGACCCCCGAGAAGCGCGAAGTGGTGATGCTCGACCCGAACACCGGCGCCGACGTGGCCCAGCAGTTCGACTGGAACTCCTCGCTGCACCTGCGCACGCAGAAGACCCGCCCCCGCCCCTGCGGCTACTGGCTGTCCGCCCACGCAAGTGCGGCTGCGGAACGCCTTGAAATGCTGGGGGTGCAGGTCATGCGCGTGGCCGAACCCGGCAACGTGCTGGCCGATACCTACTCGGAAAACAGCCGCCAGACGATGGATCGCCCCGACGTGCGCGGCACGGCGGCCGACAGCGCGCCCATCGTGCGCGTGGGCGTCACTCCCATGCGCGGCTCCATCGACATTCCGGAGGGTAGCTACTACGTGCCGCTCAACCAGCCGCTCGCCAACCTCGTGGTCGCGGCGCTGGAACCCGACACCCAGAGCAGCTTCTTCGCCAACCGCATCATCGACGACCTGGGCTCGGTGGCCCGCATCATGGCCATTCCGTCGCTGGTATTCGACGACAACGACTGAGCGATGCGCACCACGGCGCGCCGGTGCCCGACACCGAAACTTGCCCGTCAACTCCGAACCGCCTTTGACAAAAGGTATGATTAAGGGTTGACGTCAAGTCGGCCGGCCGTCTTCTCGCATTCGCGAGGCGGCCGGCCGCTGCAAACATCCAATCTGCCCATAGCTCAACTGGATAGAGCAATTGCCTTCTAAGCAATAGGTCGGGGGTTCGAGTCCCTCTGGGCAGGCCAAGACACCATCTCTTGCAGTCCAACATAGTCTCAAAACCCGCATGCAATCTAGCATCGCGGGTTTTTTGTTGTCTATATTCGTCTTGCAACATCCAATGAGATACCGTCAAAATGTCGGTACTTCTGACGGTACTTCCGAGTACCGTCGCATGAGATACCGTCAACTGAGGAAATACCGCCATGCCCCTTGCAGATACCTTTGTCCGGCAGGTCAAGCCCAGCGGCAAGTCTGCGGGCGACTCCTATGCAGATGGTGGTGGCATGTATCTGCTGGTGAAGCCTTCTGGCAAATACTGGCGAATGGACTATCGATTCGCTGGGAAGCGCAAAACACTGGCGCTGGGCGTCTACCCCGCTGTCACACTCGCCAAGGCCCGCCAGCGACGAGAAGAAGCCCGGGCGCTGCTGGCAGACGAGATTGACCCCGGCGTAGTCAAGCAAGCCCAGAAAGTGGCACTGACGGTATCCGCCGAAAACACCTATGAAGCTATCGCACGCGAGTTCCACGGCATCAAAAGAAGCGGCTGGAGCGACACCTACGCGGAAAAGTGGATAGGCCGCATGGAGAAGGATTTATTCCCACCACTTGGCCGCATGAAGCTACAAGACATCACCGCGCCAATGCTGCTGACCTATCTGCGCAAGGTGGAAAAACGAGGTGCAAAGGAAACCGCTCACACGCTGCGCCAGACTGCTGGACAGGTCTTCCGCTACGGCATCCAGACCGGACGATGCACCATAAACCCCGTGAACGATCTGGCAGGTGCTCTGGAGCCGTTGACGGTCAAACACATGGCCGCTGTCCTAGACCCAATACAAGCTGGGCAACTGGTGCGGGCCTTCGACGCCTACGCCGGCCAGCCGAGCACCACAGCAGCGCTGCAACTGTCCGCCCTACTCTTTCAGCGGCCTGGCAACATTCGGCAAATGGAGTGGGCCTGGGTCAACCTGGACGAGGCCATGCTGACCATTCCATCCATGAGCATGAAGCGCACGAAAACCCAGAAGCTCAACGGCAGGCCACACTTTGTGCCGCTCGCACCGCAGGCCGTGGCGATCTTCAAGGATTTACAGCCATTCACAGGACACGGTAAATACGTGTTCCCGAGCCTACGCACTGGCGAGCGCCCGATGAGCGAAAACACGGTGAATGCAGCGCTGCGGCGAATGGGATTTACTGGTGACGAGATGACCGCACACGGCTTTCGGGCGATGGCACGAACGCTCATGGTCGAACGCTTACCCGGTATCGATGCTGACGTGATCGAGGCCCAGCTCGCACATGGGAAATCCGGCCCGCTTGGCGCCGCCTATGACCGAGCTGCGTACATGGTCCAGCGGCGCAAGATGATGGTTGAGTGGGCCGACTACCTCGACAGACTCAAGCAAGGTGGCGAAGTCACACAACTAAAGTCCGCATAACTGCTCGACTCGCTGAACGATGCGAAGAGCGAAACCAACTCAGACGGCCTCATCGCATATGTTTACGATGAGGACGATTAGCTGTACGACCTCTTTGGCAAGTTGTTCGGCGTCATCACGGCCGACAACGTCAAGACGCAGCGGACAATTGGTAATATTTTGTAAATTTAAAAGTTAGTTATCGCTACCAATACAGTTCTCGCCTATGGCCGTCTTGAATCTCCTTGAGTACTCCCGAGTACTGTAGAGTACTAAAAGCTCCATTTAGATCCATGTGAATTTCATCGGTTTTGCGGAAGTTTTTGGGGAAACGATTTCGAGCCAGTTGTGTATCCGCTCACGGAGTGTTGGATACTTAGTCCATCGAGTGACACGTTCATCCGATACAGGCCAGATCCACAAAGAACAAACCCCCTAAACCGGGGTGCGGCTTAAGGGGTCTGGGGTGCACCGGAAAAACCGATGCGAGTGCTTAAGTTTCTCAGGCCAAAGCAATCGAATCGTACACCGGTCAAGGCAAGCCGTGTACTGATCATGCGTCCAGCGTGTGCGCTACATGCACTTTCTTGACCTGTTTTGTGGCTCCGGTGCGTTTGTTTTTCATACTGTGGAAATTAAGCACCTATGGCCAGCACTACTTCTCAAACGCTTCTGCGTCTGCGCGACGTTCTCCAACGTGTTCCGGTCAGCCGTGCCACCTGGTGGGCTGGCGTTAAGTCCGGTAAGTTTCCGGCCTCTGTGAAGCTGGGGCCGCGCACCACCTGCTGGCGCAGCGCAGACATCGACAAACTCATCGCCAATCTCGCTTCTGACTCGAAGTAAGGAGGCTGCATGAGCTGCGTCGAATTTGCACAAAAGCGCCAAGAGCGCACTGACGAAACCGACGAAAGTCGGTACACTGGTGCCAAGCCTAGCGGCCCGGTGCTTGAAAACACCACATCAACAGCGTTTGCGACCCCCAACGATATGCGGGGTTTTGTCATGCCCAAAATTTCGGGAATGGTGCGCTTCGTCGCGCCGTCCCAGATGTTTACGGGCGAGATGGGCCTACCCGCGAGGATGGCCGCACGGCTGTTGACGTGTTTTCAACATCTCGTCCACCCGTCATGCTTGAAAACGTGCCGAGTGGGTTTCTTGAGTCCAACAGGAACCAAGCCCATGTCCGTCATCACCCAGCGCACCTTCGCGCCTACACCGTCCAAGCAGGACGCAATCCCAGCATCCAATCTGCACGCCGTGCTCGCTGCCTTCAATGCCGCGAATCTGGCATCCAGCTACATCGAGCGCGGTAACTTCGCCGCAGCTCGTCGCAAGCTGACGCAAGCACTCTCCGCAATCAACACATTGCAAGCGGAGGCATAAACCCATGAGCACCAAGAAAAACGCTGCCCGCGTGGCAGTGCAGGCGGAGCCTTGCCAAAAACAGCCTGACCTACCCAGCGCCGACCAGGCCATGCTAACTGCCGTTGCCCATGTACAGCACACCCTAGAGCACTTGATACGGGCGCGCCTCGACGATAAGGAATGGGATGACAAGGACGTGGATGTGGACTTCACCGTGGATCTAGCGCTGGCACACATTCGTCTGCTGCGTGCAGACCTACCGCTGGACCGCAGCACTTTCGAGAACCGATGGTTCATGGCTGGCGCCGCTGTCAATCTGGGCGCACAGACATTCAGCCGCCGTGACTCTCTGTACTACCGCAGGTTGACCACTACACAGCGCCAGTTTGAGGTGCTTGTGCAAATGGTCGAGTTCGTGGATGAGGAGGTGCGCTATGGGGTTTGAACGCGACCTACTACGAAAGCCTGAGACTGACCTTCCGCGAGCGCAAAGGCAAGTGGCGCACTGCTGCTTGTACCTACCACCAAGGCAGCGATTCCATGCGGATCAACCTGCACAGCGGGGGCGGCAGCATGACCTATGAAATCCCGTGGCATGAACTGGAGCCCGGCGATCATCGGATCTGCTGCCCAGCGTGCGGCACCAAGCCCCGCAAGAAGGATATGGGCGTGACGATCCTCTCGCCCGAACACGGCATTGCGCACTGCTTCAAATGCGGCCTGATCGTCAGCAAGCGCGACGAGCGCGAGCTTTCCGATACCGAGCGCAAGACCCACAAGCGCCGCATGGATGCCCTGCGCAAGCAGCACGACGCCGAGCAGCGCGAGAGGCAGGCGCTGGCCGCGGCGGAAGCCGCACAGCGCTGGCTTGCATCGGATCCGGTTATGGATCACTCCTACCTCACAGCCAAGAGCGTGAAGGCCCACGGTCTGCGTGTTCATGGTGGTCTACTGTTGGTGCCGCTGCGCGACTCCAATGGCGTGCTTCACAGCCTGCAAACCATCGACCGCATTGGCCACAAGCGCTTTCTTTCCGGTGGCCGCGTGAAGGGTTGCTATCACTCGATTGGCAGGCCATCTGGCCGGATCGTGATCGCAGAGGGGTATGCCACTGGTGCCACCGTGCATGAGGACACAGGCCACGCGGTGGCGATCGCCTTCAACTCGGGCAACTTGCTGCCGGTCGCCAAAGCCCTGCGCGCCAAGTATCCGTGCACCGATCTCTACGTGGCCGCTGATGACGATTGGATGACCGAAGGTAACCCCGGCATGACTGCGGCAACGGAAGCCGCTCGCGCTGTCGGTGGGCTGCTGGCCGTGCCTGACTTCACAGACCTGCAACGTGGCCCCAAGGACACGGATTTCAACGATCTGCGCCGCCTGATTCGAGAAAAGGAGGCATCGCAATGAATGCCATTACTGAAGCCTTTGAGATTGCTGAGCATGTGCCCATGGATCGTGTGGTGCTGGTGAGCGGTGCGGACTTGACGCCCCAACCGGTGGCCTGGCTCTGGAGGTACTGGCTCGCGCTCAAGAAGCTGCACATTCTTGCCGGTGCACCTGGTCAAGGCAAGACGACGATTGCATTGGCCATGGCTGCCACGGTGACAG encodes the following:
- a CDS encoding tyrosine-type recombinase/integrase is translated as MPLADTFVRQVKPSGKSAGDSYADGGGMYLLVKPSGKYWRMDYRFAGKRKTLALGVYPAVTLAKARQRREEARALLADEIDPGVVKQAQKVALTVSAENTYEAIAREFHGIKRSGWSDTYAEKWIGRMEKDLFPPLGRMKLQDITAPMLLTYLRKVEKRGAKETAHTLRQTAGQVFRYGIQTGRCTINPVNDLAGALEPLTVKHMAAVLDPIQAGQLVRAFDAYAGQPSTTAALQLSALLFQRPGNIRQMEWAWVNLDEAMLTIPSMSMKRTKTQKLNGRPHFVPLAPQAVAIFKDLQPFTGHGKYVFPSLRTGERPMSENTVNAALRRMGFTGDEMTAHGFRAMARTLMVERLPGIDADVIEAQLAHGKSGPLGAAYDRAAYMVQRRKMMVEWADYLDRLKQGGEVTQLKSA
- a CDS encoding toprim domain-containing protein, which translates into the protein MNATYYESLRLTFRERKGKWRTAACTYHQGSDSMRINLHSGGGSMTYEIPWHELEPGDHRICCPACGTKPRKKDMGVTILSPEHGIAHCFKCGLIVSKRDERELSDTERKTHKRRMDALRKQHDAEQRERQALAAAEAAQRWLASDPVMDHSYLTAKSVKAHGLRVHGGLLLVPLRDSNGVLHSLQTIDRIGHKRFLSGGRVKGCYHSIGRPSGRIVIAEGYATGATVHEDTGHAVAIAFNSGNLLPVAKALRAKYPCTDLYVAADDDWMTEGNPGMTAATEAARAVGGLLAVPDFTDLQRGPKDTDFNDLRRLIREKEASQ
- a CDS encoding helix-turn-helix transcriptional regulator; translation: MASTTSQTLLRLRDVLQRVPVSRATWWAGVKSGKFPASVKLGPRTTCWRSADIDKLIANLASDSK